In Arthrobacter sp. PAMC25284, a single genomic region encodes these proteins:
- a CDS encoding putative quinol monooxygenase has translation MTFANVGTLGVRPGQRGKVVDILTRPNRQLEEAGCLLYEVGVSDEHPDTVFVAELWTSAEAHGSSLQLESVRAAIAEAMPFLSGQMEGKQFSVIGSPLRDP, from the coding sequence ATGACTTTCGCAAACGTGGGAACGCTCGGCGTCAGGCCCGGACAGCGCGGGAAGGTGGTCGATATTTTGACACGTCCGAACCGTCAGCTCGAGGAAGCAGGATGCCTGCTCTACGAAGTAGGCGTGAGCGATGAGCACCCGGATACTGTGTTCGTCGCCGAGCTATGGACGTCGGCCGAGGCCCACGGATCATCGCTGCAGCTGGAGTCCGTACGGGCCGCCATCGCTGAGGCGATGCCCTTCCTGTCCGGCCAGATGGAGGGGAAACAGTTCTCTGTGATCGGGTCCCCTCTCCGGGACCCGTGA
- a CDS encoding PKD domain-containing protein, with protein MAVVAQAGADQSVYEGQQITLDGSASSGPISTYSWSGPSGVVLSDPNSVRPTFTAPDPGEYVFTLTVNGPGGPSSATITVTVSSPASAVANAGPNQQGVTRGEKVTLDGTGSAGAATYAWTQVVAPGDPQAPLTGANTPRPSFTYPLYTYPAASGALTFKLAVTSTDGSVSGATVTVTPKADEVAITTARYSVSKREWRVDGTSSVPAGQKVTIHLGGLDGPALGATTVDATGGFSIRGSSALVGRAGQTVSVESVLGGTAAGFAVRVQ; from the coding sequence ATTGCGGTTGTCGCTCAAGCCGGCGCTGACCAAAGCGTCTACGAAGGCCAGCAAATTACGCTCGACGGATCCGCGTCCAGCGGCCCGATCTCCACTTACTCCTGGAGTGGCCCGTCCGGAGTGGTACTCAGCGATCCAAACTCGGTCCGGCCGACTTTCACGGCACCGGACCCCGGCGAGTACGTCTTTACGCTGACCGTCAACGGCCCCGGCGGCCCCAGCTCAGCAACCATCACTGTGACCGTCAGCAGCCCGGCCTCGGCTGTAGCCAACGCCGGGCCAAACCAGCAGGGTGTGACGCGGGGCGAGAAGGTCACCCTGGACGGAACCGGCTCGGCCGGCGCTGCCACGTATGCGTGGACCCAGGTTGTTGCCCCGGGTGACCCCCAGGCACCCCTGACCGGTGCCAACACCCCACGGCCCAGCTTCACGTACCCGCTCTACACGTATCCTGCCGCTTCCGGCGCGCTCACGTTCAAGCTGGCTGTGACTAGCACTGACGGCTCCGTAAGCGGGGCCACAGTCACCGTCACCCCCAAAGCAGACGAGGTAGCCATCACCACTGCCCGTTACTCCGTCAGCAAGCGGGAGTGGCGGGTGGACGGGACCAGTTCCGTTCCAGCGGGCCAGAAGGTGACCATACATCTGGGCGGCCTCGACGGTCCTGCTCTTGGGGCAACCACGGTGGACGCTACGGGCGGCTTCTCCATTCGGGGATCATCCGCGCTTGTGGGTCGGGCTGGCCAGACTGTGAGCGTGGAATCGGTTCTGGGCGGCACCGCCGCGGGGTTTGCCGTCCGTGTCCAGTAA
- a CDS encoding BTAD domain-containing putative transcriptional regulator: MSVDPMQAAARGAVTDQEMPSPEMLYVTILGSLRIRRGDSTLGGSELGGPKPRQILEILLMNFGNPLSKERLVETLWEGQPPMEALPTLESYVSVLRRHLQPGLGKSGPLRTVTGGYMIDPDLVDLDLARFNALLQQATHCVPRAALELLQEALDMAAAPLLGDELKASWAENERANHELRVSRARTDAADLALALKEPDRAVAWAREILSGDPLNERAWAALVRGLDESGQPLEGLRAFEQCRRTLDREMGCSPGEALRAAHASLLRQTGDPVLPAPARATVAGFPPAATAAGTAGIRILTVDDHRTFTELLTGALDREADLQSVGSAFSVATAIRLCRELAPDVVVMDYHLPDGNGLTASVRILEHAPDTRIIMLTGDPSQDVLRQAAGIGICGFLPKDGSLATMLDTVRHARTGNMVVHPSLVAQLGIPQGRTAHVPPNPLLSPRELDVLRLMADGQELRSVAKSLGISVHTCRGYVRTIFSKLGSHSPREAMAEAELRGILSVELDVQAV; this comes from the coding sequence ATGTCCGTTGATCCTATGCAAGCGGCTGCCCGCGGGGCAGTCACAGACCAAGAGATGCCGTCACCGGAGATGCTTTACGTGACCATCCTGGGTTCGCTCCGGATCCGGCGTGGTGACTCCACCCTCGGTGGCTCTGAACTTGGCGGGCCAAAACCTCGGCAGATCCTTGAAATCCTTCTGATGAATTTCGGTAATCCGCTGTCCAAGGAGCGGTTGGTGGAAACTCTGTGGGAGGGACAGCCGCCTATGGAGGCGCTTCCCACCCTGGAAAGCTACGTCAGCGTCCTACGGCGCCACCTGCAGCCCGGCCTGGGAAAGTCGGGGCCCCTCAGGACAGTCACAGGCGGCTACATGATCGATCCGGATCTGGTGGATCTGGACCTGGCCCGCTTCAATGCGCTGCTTCAACAAGCTACGCACTGCGTGCCGCGGGCGGCACTGGAGCTCTTACAGGAAGCCCTGGACATGGCAGCCGCTCCATTGCTGGGGGATGAGCTGAAGGCCTCGTGGGCGGAGAACGAGCGGGCCAACCATGAACTACGGGTCAGCCGCGCCAGGACGGACGCCGCCGATTTGGCTCTGGCCCTCAAGGAACCGGACCGGGCAGTTGCCTGGGCCCGGGAAATCTTGTCAGGGGATCCGCTCAATGAACGCGCCTGGGCGGCCCTGGTCCGGGGGTTGGACGAATCTGGACAACCGTTGGAAGGACTCAGGGCATTCGAACAGTGCCGGCGCACCCTGGACCGGGAAATGGGGTGCAGTCCGGGTGAAGCCCTCCGCGCCGCCCACGCCAGCTTGCTGCGGCAGACCGGCGACCCCGTGCTGCCGGCTCCCGCGCGGGCCACGGTGGCCGGGTTCCCGCCAGCGGCCACCGCGGCTGGTACGGCGGGTATCCGGATCTTAACCGTCGACGACCACCGGACGTTCACCGAGTTGCTGACCGGCGCGCTGGACCGTGAGGCCGACCTGCAAAGCGTCGGCTCGGCCTTTTCCGTAGCTACCGCGATACGCCTGTGCCGAGAGCTGGCCCCCGACGTCGTCGTGATGGACTACCACCTGCCCGACGGGAACGGACTCACGGCTTCCGTCCGTATCCTGGAGCACGCACCGGACACGCGGATCATCATGTTGACGGGGGACCCGTCCCAGGATGTCCTGCGACAGGCAGCCGGCATCGGGATCTGTGGTTTCCTGCCCAAGGACGGCTCATTGGCCACGATGCTGGACACTGTCCGACACGCCCGCACCGGAAACATGGTGGTCCATCCTTCATTGGTAGCCCAACTTGGAATTCCCCAGGGACGCACCGCCCACGTCCCCCCAAACCCGCTCCTGAGTCCCCGCGAGCTGGACGTACTGCGGTTAATGGCAGATGGACAAGAGCTGCGGAGTGTCGCTAAAAGCCTGGGTATTTCCGTCCACACGTGCCGCGGATACGTCAGGACAATTTTCTCCAAGCTGGGTTCCCATTCGCCGCGCGAAGCCATGGCAGAGGCAGAGCTGCGGGGCATCCTGAGCGTGGAACTCGATGTCCAGGCCGTCTGA
- a CDS encoding sensor histidine kinase — protein sequence MSRPSETDDISFSRDAEAAERLQIRTAVGKFLIMGFIALLIVATPVAFWIRSAAERHALDNAILHTQMVADLAIGPLVSKALLAGDSAALAGVDRAVKRWREDTSVLRIKVWDAEGRVVYSDVHSLVGQRFDLPEWGHALLAGAPGTATLEQQQELENEYESASGELVEVYVSSVAADGTRLIFEAYYDDGPVRGEQQEVLYSMIPPFLLALSALQLAQLPPAIRLARRIQYHQAVRNRLLQRALEASDLERRKIARDLHDEVIQDLSGLGFALESEELHGPVDQRPVFRRARSMLQGSVRALRAMTSELYPPDLDQLGLKTSLERLAEPHQERGLAVRLVIPEDAPLERGSSALLYRVAREALSNSAKHSGATAVVLTLRTDHQGPEISISDNGAGFDRTQPLPGGHLGLRILEDTVREAGGALEIRSAPGAGTTVTARLLPGFAASS from the coding sequence ATGTCCAGGCCGTCTGAGACGGACGACATATCTTTCTCACGAGACGCCGAGGCCGCCGAACGGCTGCAAATCCGGACCGCCGTCGGAAAGTTCCTCATCATGGGGTTCATTGCCCTGCTGATAGTGGCGACACCGGTCGCGTTCTGGATCCGGAGCGCGGCCGAACGGCATGCCCTCGACAACGCGATCCTGCACACCCAGATGGTTGCGGATTTGGCTATCGGACCACTCGTCAGCAAAGCACTGCTGGCCGGAGACAGTGCGGCATTGGCTGGGGTGGACCGTGCCGTAAAACGGTGGCGCGAGGACACCTCGGTGCTGCGTATCAAGGTTTGGGACGCGGAGGGCCGTGTGGTGTATTCGGACGTGCACTCGCTGGTCGGGCAGCGATTCGATTTACCCGAATGGGGGCATGCCCTGTTGGCTGGAGCGCCGGGCACGGCCACCCTGGAGCAGCAGCAAGAGTTGGAAAACGAGTACGAGTCCGCATCAGGTGAGCTGGTCGAGGTCTATGTGAGCTCAGTGGCGGCAGACGGTACCAGGCTCATTTTTGAGGCCTACTACGACGACGGACCGGTGCGCGGCGAACAGCAGGAGGTCCTGTACAGCATGATTCCGCCCTTCCTGCTCGCGCTGTCGGCCCTGCAACTCGCACAGTTGCCCCCTGCCATCCGGCTGGCCCGGCGCATCCAGTACCACCAGGCAGTCCGAAACCGACTGCTTCAACGCGCTCTCGAGGCCTCCGATCTGGAACGTCGCAAAATTGCACGGGACCTCCATGACGAAGTCATCCAAGACCTCTCCGGGCTAGGATTCGCGCTTGAATCAGAAGAGCTTCACGGCCCCGTCGACCAGCGCCCCGTATTCCGCAGGGCGCGTTCGATGCTCCAGGGCAGCGTCCGCGCCCTGCGCGCCATGACCAGTGAGCTGTACCCGCCGGACCTCGACCAACTGGGGCTAAAGACATCCCTGGAACGGCTCGCAGAGCCGCATCAGGAACGTGGGCTGGCAGTCCGCCTTGTCATCCCGGAAGACGCCCCTCTGGAGCGTGGATCATCCGCTTTGCTGTACCGGGTGGCGCGGGAGGCACTGTCCAACAGCGCCAAACACTCCGGGGCGACCGCTGTGGTGCTCACGCTGCGAACAGACCATCAGGGCCCCGAGATAAGCATTTCGGATAACGGGGCAGGATTTGATAGGACACAGCCCTTACCGGGCGGACACCTTGGTCTGCGAATCCTCGAAGACACGGTCCGGGAAGCCGGGGGAGCATTGGAAATCCGCAGCGCTCCCGGCGCTGGCACGACGGTCACGGCGCGTCTG